A window of the Gossypium hirsutum isolate 1008001.06 chromosome A05, Gossypium_hirsutum_v2.1, whole genome shotgun sequence genome harbors these coding sequences:
- the LOC107957041 gene encoding uncharacterized protein isoform X7 → MAIPEMGLFKFLKLSFFVAATVVGALNFTESAVYIHFDQTPPPWSRFSSSIFRYSFERPDGSKACRNNSCSIYCELDGQRLKSCHVGNLVLKNLTADRKHNFLLNVTTQNGDKNSSAYSWFIDTIPPTAKISSEQNYTNAEKITVDITFSEACTRHGGFSCLNSSNCDVSEVIIDGPAHIQPASLNTIEPNIKYSFLLVLPFKSIYRRVVVTLADEFCKDRAGNNFTRSNTSTIIIHFDRRPVLVDLWSSVPSYELEINGVPRTVFATNATEDLEVYVDFSIPVINSTEQILNALDVNVGSLIPVNQRTHGNSRFAFKLKNIASKTEIITVKLQASLLIGRTGTPVSPVNSLTFLYDCKKPGIGLSTSSENVTKDSNINIIVEFTKPVFGFGASVVEVNGGRLIRFKELSRALYSFTVMAITNNMVSVSIPEGKVNDISGNMNVASNRLDIVQYSTPAISTALHSFVTAGVLATTLAAAALSLASTNLGEIARNNYVASDPSMNLHFSSQGMIGHLQVFVLSDWLLADQTIEYSETTKGLRWLIPRQKLPWKKNGSSLWPNNVYLDLGRFLKRRRRAYHAIGLINWSYMPQKLLFPTEIDPKFHGRHNISKENTPFGLPLSSNEYFTFFLRGEPLSAGNVVKKLQNYKGWQDMEMNLFWLSIGVGSLLLLHFVLLVFLKWRIGTAAQWMLSVPRFELLLLILALPCISQSAAFVIRGGTIEGIITGALLLVIPAAFILSVCLFLTIAVFTGSFAQYKEMIYGNAEEQWHKKLWFFIVGRPAYGKWFYTDGLPSLFLSCFGILFDDHKGPPMYVFVDQNDTNTVPRWVGSGQNGIGRMRAVSSDDSHEEMKIPLPMKFLGCARSSYIVLDLLRRVCLGVIAGSYSTHRSSQSLCALMVTLVQFICLFTLKPHIRRGVYIVESISLLSEASIFAT, encoded by the exons ATGGCAATTCCTGAAATGGGGTTGTTCAAGTTTCTTAAACTGAGTTTCTTTGTTGCAGCAACGGTGGTTGGTGCACTCAACTTTACTGAGTCAGCTGTTTACATTCATTTCGATCAAACTCCCCCACCATGGTCAAGGTTCTCTTCCAGTATTTTTAGGTACTCATTTGAAAGGCCTGATGGTTCCAAGGCTTGCAGGAACAATAGTTGTTCTATTTATTGTGAG TTGGATGGCCAGAGATTGAAATCATGCCATGTTGGTAACTTAGTACTGAAAAACTTAACTGCAGATCGTAAGCACAACTTCCTTCTCAACGTCACAACCCAAAATGGAGACAAAAACTCTTCAGCTTATTCATGGTTTATTG ATACAATCCCACCAACAGCTAAGATTTCAAGTGAACAGAATTACACCAATGCTGAAAAAATTACAGTTGACATCACATTCAGTGAAGCTTGCACTCGACATGGTGGCTTCAGTTGTCTGAACTCATCAAACTGTGATGTAAGTGAG GTCATTATTGATGGTCCAGCTCATATCCAGCCAGCATCACTGAACACCATTGAACCTAACATTAAATACAGTTTCCTACTGGTTCTGCCCTTCAAAAGTATATATAGGCGTGTTGTGGTTACACTGGCTGATGAATTTTGTAAGGATAGGGCTGGTAACAATTTTACGAGAAGCAATACTTCCACCATTATCATTCACTTTG ATAGAAGACCTGTGCTGGTTGATCTATGGTCATCTGTTCCATCATATGAATTGGAAATCAATGGGGTTCCTCGAACAGTTTTTGCAACTAATGCAACAGAGGATTTGGAGGTGTACGTGGATTTCAGCATTCCGGTCATAAATTCAACAGAGCAGATTCTAAATGCATTAGATGTGAATGTTGGTAGTCTAATACCAGTTAACCAGAGAACTCATGGAAACAGCAGATTTGCTTTTAAA CTCAAGAATATTGCATCAAAAACTGAAATAATCACAGTCAAACTACAAGCTAGCTTATTGATTGGCAGAACAGGCACTCCTGTTTCACCTGTTAACTCGCTTACATTCCTCTATG ATTGCAAGAAGCCTGGGATTGGGTTAAGTACGAGTTCGGAAAATGTTACAAAGGACTCCAATATCAATATAATAGTTGAGTTCACAAAGCCAGTTTTTGGTTTCGGGGCCTCTGTGGTAGAAGTGAATGGAGGGAGACTCATAAG GTTTAAGGAACTTTCAAGAGCTCTTTACTCCTTTACTGTCATGGCAATAACTAATAATATGGTGTCAGTTTCTATTCCTGAAGGGAAAGTCAATGATATTTCAGGAAATATGAATGTGGCTTCTAATAGACTGGATATTGTTCAGT ATTCAACACCTGCAATATCGACAGCTCTACACTCATTTGTGACTGCTGGAGTCTTAGCAACAACACTAGCTGCTGCAGCTCTTTCACTTGCCTCCACAAATCTAGGAGAAATTGCCAGAAATAATTATGTTGCTTCTGATCCATCAATGAATCTACAT ttttcatcACAGGGAATGATAGGACACCTGCAAGTTTTTGTCCTTTCCGACTGGCTATTGGCTGACCAGACCATTGAGTATTCTGAGACAACAAAAGGTCTCAGGTGGCTCATACCTCGACAGAAACTTCCATGGAAAAAGAATGGCAGTTCGCTTTGGCCCAACAATGTTTATTTAGATCTAGGGAGGTTCCTAAAGAGGCGAAGGAGAGCTTATCATGCAATTGGCTTAATTAACTGGTCCTACATGCCACAAAAGTTACTATTTCCAACTGAAATTGATCCAAAGTTCCATGGAAGGCACAACATAAGCAAAGAAAATACTCCTTTTGGGCTACCTCTAAGTTCAAATGAATATTTCACCTttttcttg AGAGGAGAGCCATTATCTGCTGGAAATGTTGTCAAGAAATTGCAGAATTATAAAGG GTGGCAGGACATGGAGATGAACTTGTTCTGGCTTAGCATAGGAGTCGGTAGTTTGCTATTACTTCACTTTGTACTGTTAGTTTTCTTAAAATGGAGGATAGGTACAGCAGCTCAATGGATGCTTTCGGTTCCGAGATTCGAGCTCCTCCTTTTAATTCTCGCACTGCCCTGTATATCTCAGTCTGCTGCATTTGTAATAAGAG GTGGTACCATTGAAGGGATCATCACCGGAGCTTTGTTGCTAGTCATCCCTGCGGCATTCATTTTATCGGTGTGCCTTTTCCTTACAATTGCAGTCTTCACAGGCAGCTTTGCTCAGTACAAAGAGATGATATATGGCAATGCAGAGGAGCAATGGCATAAGAAACTATGGTTCTTTATTGTGGGAAGACCAGCTTATGGAAAGTGGTTTTATACGGATGGACTGCCTTCATTGTTCCTTTCTTGCTTTGGCATTCTGTTTGACGATCACAAGGGCCCTCCAATGTATGTTTTTGTTGACCAGAATGACACAAACACTGTGCCTAGGTGGGTTGGAAGTGGTCAAAATGGGATTGGAAGAATGAGGGCAGTCAGCTCAGATGACAGCCACGAAGAAATGAAGATCCCGTTGCCGATGAAGTTCTTAGGTTGTGCTAGATCTTCCTATATTGTTCTTGATCTTTTAAGAAGAGTTTGCTTGGGAGTGATTGCTGGGTCCTACTCAACACACAGATCAAGCCAAAGCCTTTGTGCATTGATGGTCACACTGGTGCAGTTCATATGCTTATTTACTCTCAAACCTCATATCAGGAGAGGAGTTTACATTGTGGAAAGCATTTCACTGTTGAGTGAGGCTAGCATCTTTG CCACATAA